In Oscillatoria sp. FACHB-1406, one DNA window encodes the following:
- a CDS encoding Uma2 family endonuclease, which produces MVSLTVSPQTEEIEYPSEDGEPLAETYDHLYAILMTLEVLRRYLQGRRVTVLADQIFYYVENFPKIYVVPDVMVIFDVEPGGRDSYKLWEEKQAPKVIFEMTSRRTKNKDMTEKKALYEGLGVREYWLFDPKKEWIEEQLVGYRLLNGEYVAIADRRSQVLQLRLEVDGKLIAFYREDTGEKLLIPDELSEALTMATAAQTEAEERAEAERQRAEELEALLRQYQERFGDLPE; this is translated from the coding sequence ATGGTTTCTCTTACAGTCTCTCCTCAAACAGAAGAAATTGAGTATCCAAGCGAGGATGGCGAACCCTTGGCAGAAACCTACGACCACTTGTATGCAATTTTGATGACGTTAGAAGTGCTGCGGCGCTACCTCCAAGGTCGTCGCGTCACGGTGTTAGCCGACCAAATCTTCTATTACGTCGAGAACTTCCCTAAAATTTATGTCGTTCCCGATGTGATGGTCATTTTCGATGTCGAACCGGGTGGACGGGATAGTTATAAACTCTGGGAAGAGAAGCAAGCGCCGAAGGTAATTTTTGAGATGACTTCCCGGCGAACGAAAAATAAAGATATGACGGAAAAGAAGGCGCTGTATGAAGGGCTGGGCGTTCGGGAATATTGGCTATTCGATCCGAAAAAGGAGTGGATTGAAGAACAACTCGTCGGCTATCGTTTGCTCAATGGCGAGTACGTTGCGATCGCGGATCGCCGCAGCCAAGTTCTCCAATTGCGCCTAGAAGTGGACGGCAAGTTAATCGCTTTTTATCGGGAAGATACGGGCGAAAAGTTGCTAATTCCCGACGAATTATCAGAAGCGTTAACGATGGCAACGGCAGCGCAAACGGAAGCCGAAGAGCGAGCCGAAGCCGAACGCCAGCGCGCCGAAGAGTTAGAAGCGCTCCTGCGTCAGTACCAAGAACGATTTGGCGATCTTCCGGAATGA